The following are encoded in a window of Salmo trutta chromosome 9, fSalTru1.1, whole genome shotgun sequence genomic DNA:
- the atad1a gene encoding outer mitochondrial transmembrane helix translocase, whose amino-acid sequence MLLKDIPQQVLMRPLSRNEVVGMIVRLTIFGAATYYGIKWVVEAMDPTHKQKIQAKKRAEQLMKQIGVEGVKLTEYEMNIASHLVDPRSMRVSWRDIAGLDEVIYELQDTVILPFQKRHLLAGSKLFQPPKGVLLYGPPGCGKTLIAKATAKASGCQFINLQPSTLTDKWYGESQKLTAAVFSLAVKIQPCIIFIDEIDSFLRNRSSLDHEATAMMKAQFMSLWDGLETGASSQVMVMGATNRPQDLDPAILRRMPTTFHVGLPTARQRTEILKLILAGENLSNAINLKEIAEKSEGSSGSDLRELCRDAAMYRVRDYVRKQQMKQIAQQMQEDDEEDKEGVEERLRPITQLDLLFGLDKMKESKKATMPQELIPREVPLD is encoded by the exons ATGTTGCTGAAAGACATTCCCCAGCAGGTGTTGATGCGCCCTCTTTCCCGAAATGAAGTAGTGGGAATGATAGTGAGACTGACCATCTTTGGAGCTGCCACCTACTACGGCATCAAATGGGTGGTGGAGGCAATGGACCCTACACATAAACAGAAGATCCAGGCCAAGAAAAGG GCAGAGCAGCTGATGAAGCAGATTGGAGTGGAGGGTGTCAAACTCACTGAATATGAGATGAACATTGCTTCTCACCTGGTAGATCCACGCAGCATGAGG gtgtcctggagggataTTGCAGGGCTTGATGAGGTCATTTATGAGCTGCAGGACACTGTCATCCTTCCCTTCCAGAAGAGACACCTGCTGGCTGGATCCAAACTCTTTCAGCCTCCCAAAG GGGTGTTGTTGTATGGGCCTCCCGGGTGTGGGAAGACTCTTATTGCCAAGGCAACCGCCAAAGCCTCAGGATGCCAGTTCATCAACCTGCAGCCCTCCACTCTGACAGACAAGTGGTACGGCGAATCACAGAAGCTCACCGCTGCTGTCTTCTCATTGGCTGTCAAGATCCAGCCATGTATCATTTTCATAGATGAAATTG ACTCCTTCCTGAGGAATCGCTCCAGTCTGGACCATGAGGCCACAGCCATGATGAAGGCCCAGTTTATGAGCTTGTGGGACGGGCTGGAGACTGGGGCAAGCAGCCAG GTGATGGTGATGGGGGCCACCAATAGACCACAGGATCTGGACCCGGCCATACTGCGCAGAATGCCCACCACCTTTCACGTGGGCCTACCG ACTGcaagacagagaacagagataCTGAAGTTGATCCTGGCAGGAGAAAAT CTAAGCAATGCCATTAATCTGAAGGAGATAGCAGAGAAGTCGGAGGGTTCATCAGGCAGTGACCTCAGGGAGCTGTGTCGCGATGCTGCCATGTACCGTGTTAGAGACTACGTCCGCAAGCAGCAGATGAAACAGATAGCCCAGCAGATGCAGGAGGATGACGAGGAAGACAA AGAAGGGGTGGAGGAGCGTCTGCGGCCCATCACCCAGCTGGACCTGCTGTTCGGCCTGGACAAGATGAAGGAGTCCAAAAAGGCCACCATGCCCCAGGAACTCATACCCCGAGAGGTGCCTCTGGACTAA